The Candidatus Eremiobacterota bacterium genome has a window encoding:
- a CDS encoding DUF4157 domain-containing protein produces the protein MSPFATFAHQRRPVDAAPVLAGAFALPGSALPTALRHDMERRFGFSFANVRVHTDPAAERTTENAGARALTSGNQIAFGPGSFAPTTVDGRRLLAHELGHVVQSATGQTPPGWVDRGPDDPLERDAARRADTALGSYPAGHAGPARLRAPLRGGPPATGSVQRDTAPPRDPRDAGSLDPSGAPEQQQQQPSAPAQLNFFHGTTWRIAQQIPSNVQPLGGGDFGQGFYTHYDRDAATAERRARDWAIRLSRNSNPPERYAGVIRFDVALSEIRRLGQKAFPLVSTLQPDYAQRQREWLNFVSGPGRGREANPTYDPAAGAWRHERVDPPPAQDYELMMGPFYRGIPGTPGAEPPRSAFRPYAEGTTIPQQVVWNYQRSMDILNAAPTTLTQYDATDPNPRPIVPPHAVAPLNASVAEDPAALEAAQRGLTGGP, from the coding sequence ATGTCGCCGTTCGCGACGTTCGCGCACCAGCGCCGACCGGTCGACGCCGCGCCTGTCTTGGCCGGCGCGTTCGCGCTGCCCGGCAGCGCCCTGCCGACCGCGCTGCGGCACGACATGGAGCGGCGCTTCGGGTTCTCGTTCGCGAACGTGCGCGTGCACACCGATCCCGCCGCCGAGCGCACGACCGAGAATGCCGGCGCTCGCGCGCTGACCTCGGGCAATCAGATCGCGTTCGGCCCGGGCAGCTTCGCGCCGACGACCGTGGACGGACGCCGGCTGCTCGCGCACGAGCTCGGCCACGTCGTGCAGTCCGCCACCGGCCAAACACCGCCCGGCTGGGTCGACCGCGGCCCCGACGACCCGCTCGAACGCGACGCGGCCCGCCGCGCCGACACCGCGCTCGGATCGTACCCCGCCGGCCACGCCGGACCAGCGCGCCTTCGGGCGCCTTTGCGCGGCGGTCCGCCCGCCACCGGGTCGGTACAGCGCGACACCGCGCCGCCGCGCGACCCGCGCGATGCCGGCTCGCTCGATCCGTCCGGAGCGCCAGAGCAGCAACAGCAGCAGCCCTCGGCGCCTGCCCAGCTGAACTTCTTCCACGGGACCACCTGGCGGATCGCGCAGCAGATCCCGAGCAATGTCCAGCCGCTCGGCGGCGGCGACTTCGGGCAGGGCTTCTACACCCACTACGACCGCGATGCGGCGACGGCCGAGCGGCGGGCCCGCGACTGGGCGATCCGGCTTTCGCGCAACTCGAACCCGCCCGAGCGCTACGCCGGCGTCATCCGGTTCGACGTCGCGCTCTCCGAGATCCGGCGGCTCGGCCAAAAGGCGTTCCCTCTCGTCTCGACGCTGCAGCCCGACTACGCGCAGCGGCAACGGGAATGGCTGAATTTCGTGAGCGGCCCGGGCCGCGGCCGCGAAGCCAACCCGACCTACGACCCCGCCGCCGGAGCGTGGCGCCACGAGCGCGTCGACCCGCCCCCGGCGCAGGACTACGAGCTCATGATGGGACCGTTCTACCGCGGCATCCCCGGGACGCCGGGTGCCGAGCCGCCTCGCTCGGCGTTCCGCCCGTACGCCGAAGGGACGACGATCCCGCAGCAGGTCGTGTGGAACTATCAGCGCTCGATGGACATCCTCAACGCGGCGCCGACGACGCTGACGCAGTACGACGCGACCGATCCGAACCCGCGCCCGATCGTGCCGCCGCACGCGGTCGCGCCGCTGAACGCGTCGGTCGCGGAAGACCCGGCCGCGCTCGAAGCCGCGCAGCGCGGTCTCACCGGCGGTCCGTGA
- a CDS encoding cupredoxin family copper-binding protein — translation MRTFVLSLLAALALGSVAVAQSPAPSTAPAPAASPAPTTSAAVKSVVVVHIKNFAFVPDTVTIEPGQTVRWVQDDDTPHTVTASNKSFDSGNLNKKDAWTYAFAKPGTYAYVCAYHPYMKGKVIVKAP, via the coding sequence ATGCGAACCTTCGTTCTCTCGCTGCTCGCTGCGCTTGCCCTCGGCAGCGTCGCCGTCGCCCAGTCGCCCGCGCCCTCGACCGCGCCCGCTCCGGCCGCCTCGCCCGCGCCGACCACGAGCGCGGCGGTGAAGTCGGTCGTCGTCGTGCACATCAAGAACTTCGCCTTCGTCCCCGACACGGTCACCATCGAGCCCGGCCAGACCGTGCGCTGGGTGCAGGACGACGACACGCCGCACACCGTCACCGCTTCAAACAAGTCGTTCGACAGCGGCAATCTGAACAAGAAAGACGCCTGGACCTACGCCTTCGCAAAGCCCGGCACGTACGCATACGTCTGCGCTTACCACCCGTACATGAAAGGCAAAGTCATCGTCAAAGCCCCGTGA
- a CDS encoding DUF4065 domain-containing protein, giving the protein MPAMKLQKLVYYCQAWSLVWDGRALFEDEIQAWSNGPVAPLLYQRHEGQSVVRTVGGDADVVANDPIACETVDAVLKSYARKSQHWLYDLVHAEKPWREARGNLAPWLRGDRPISTELMVNYYSSLSPTSSAVCS; this is encoded by the coding sequence ATGCCGGCGATGAAGTTACAGAAGCTCGTCTACTACTGCCAGGCGTGGTCGCTCGTTTGGGACGGCCGGGCGCTTTTCGAGGACGAGATTCAGGCGTGGTCGAACGGCCCGGTTGCGCCGTTGCTGTACCAGCGGCATGAAGGCCAGTCCGTCGTGCGGACGGTCGGCGGCGACGCTGACGTGGTCGCAAACGACCCGATCGCTTGCGAAACGGTCGATGCGGTCCTCAAGTCCTATGCTCGTAAGTCGCAGCACTGGCTGTATGACCTCGTGCACGCGGAGAAGCCGTGGCGGGAGGCACGCGGCAATCTAGCCCCGTGGTTGCGTGGCGACCGGCCAATCAGCACCGAGCTTATGGTGAACTACTATTCCAGCTTGTCGCCGACTTCATCGGCTGTTTGCAGCTGA
- a CDS encoding EamA family transporter codes for MMVWVAYAAMCLIWGTTWLVIKVGLHYLPPVTGSGLRFLIAGLVLFAVAAARRELLAPREVPWKLVGVMGVFMCGVNYALVYLAETRLDSGLVAVLFATFPFFMFAFGRVLRIEKTTPLVWAGATVAFAGVAVISVGGQFRASSLYALAVIAAAASAAFANCYAKKHAQYGPLATLPLAMTAAGGATSAWGIGTEHVDWALAVAPVSLAALAYLALLGSGLAFFLNLWALQRLPASVIALVPLIIPVIAVSVGIVAGERFGAREALGSAVVVVGISIALARRLRRREPFQHTVIAPRAAGA; via the coding sequence ATGATGGTTTGGGTCGCTTACGCGGCGATGTGCCTGATCTGGGGCACGACGTGGCTCGTTATCAAGGTGGGCTTGCACTATCTTCCGCCGGTCACGGGCAGCGGCTTGCGCTTTCTGATCGCGGGGCTGGTGCTGTTCGCCGTTGCGGCCGCGCGCCGGGAGCTGCTGGCGCCTCGCGAAGTGCCGTGGAAGCTTGTCGGCGTAATGGGGGTCTTTATGTGCGGGGTGAACTATGCGCTGGTCTACCTCGCGGAGACGCGGCTCGACTCGGGTTTGGTCGCGGTGCTGTTCGCGACGTTTCCGTTCTTCATGTTCGCGTTCGGCCGCGTGCTGCGAATCGAGAAGACGACGCCGCTCGTGTGGGCCGGAGCGACGGTCGCCTTCGCTGGCGTGGCGGTCATCTCGGTCGGCGGCCAGTTCCGCGCCAGCTCGCTGTACGCGCTGGCGGTGATTGCGGCGGCCGCATCGGCGGCGTTCGCGAACTGCTATGCAAAAAAACACGCGCAGTACGGGCCGCTCGCGACGCTGCCGCTCGCGATGACGGCCGCCGGCGGGGCGACCAGCGCGTGGGGGATAGGGACGGAACACGTCGACTGGGCCCTCGCCGTCGCGCCGGTTTCGCTCGCCGCGCTCGCGTACCTCGCGTTGCTCGGCAGCGGCCTTGCGTTCTTCCTCAACCTGTGGGCGCTGCAGCGTTTGCCCGCGTCCGTCATCGCGCTGGTGCCGCTGATCATTCCGGTGATCGCGGTGAGCGTCGGCATCGTGGCCGGCGAACGCTTCGGCGCCCGCGAAGCGCTGGGCAGCGCGGTCGTCGTCGTAGGAATATCAATAGCGCTCGCGCGCCGGCTCCGCCGGCGTGAACCTTTTCAACATACCGTTATAGCTCCCCGCGCGGCGGGCGCTTAA
- a CDS encoding MBOAT family protein translates to MVFSSEVFLFGFLPAVLALYFLTPGPRLKNVALVLASLFFYAWGEGRFVALVLASALVNYGFGLALSQLPGGGTRARKLVLAAAVAFDLGVLAWFKYTGFLADNLSFITGGAIGRNVALSHVYLPLGISFFTFHAISYVVDVYRRTSEARKNPLEIVLYFVFFPQLIAGPIIRYKDVAAQLSQRVVTLDGFAYGARRFVVGLGKKVLIANTLGATVDHVFATPDANVSTALAWFALAAYTLQIYFDFSGYSDMAIGMARMFGFKFLENFNFPYVAGSVREFWGRWHISLSRWFRDYLYVPLGGNRVAPWRVYANLVIVFFLCGLWHGAQWTFVVWGLIHGAFLVLERIGAVRRITATPVVRHVYVLAVVMFAWVFFRADSFGYALAFLRTLVHQAPSPALSFRAAVDHETLLVFVLGCVLATPFLARRVETALRDAAWRTRAALGTLAVPAALALIFTVSVMKLAAGTYNPFIYFRF, encoded by the coding sequence ATGGTCTTCAGCAGCGAGGTCTTCCTCTTCGGGTTCCTGCCCGCCGTCCTCGCGCTGTACTTTCTGACACCCGGCCCGCGGCTCAAGAACGTCGCGCTCGTTCTCGCCAGCCTTTTCTTCTACGCCTGGGGCGAAGGCCGGTTCGTCGCGCTGGTCCTCGCCTCGGCGCTGGTCAACTACGGCTTCGGGCTCGCGCTCTCGCAACTCCCCGGCGGCGGGACGCGCGCGCGCAAGCTCGTGCTCGCCGCCGCGGTGGCGTTCGACCTCGGCGTGCTGGCCTGGTTCAAGTACACCGGTTTTCTCGCCGACAACCTCAGCTTCATCACCGGCGGCGCGATCGGGCGCAACGTCGCGCTCTCGCACGTCTACCTGCCACTGGGGATCTCGTTCTTCACCTTTCACGCGATCTCGTACGTCGTCGACGTCTACCGCCGCACCTCGGAAGCGCGCAAGAACCCGCTCGAGATCGTGCTGTACTTCGTCTTCTTCCCGCAGCTCATCGCCGGGCCGATCATCCGCTACAAGGACGTCGCGGCACAGCTCTCGCAGCGCGTCGTCACGCTGGACGGGTTCGCCTACGGCGCGCGCCGCTTCGTCGTCGGGCTCGGGAAGAAGGTGCTGATCGCGAACACGCTCGGCGCGACCGTCGACCACGTGTTCGCGACGCCGGACGCGAACGTCAGCACCGCGCTGGCGTGGTTCGCGCTCGCCGCGTACACGCTGCAGATCTACTTCGACTTCTCCGGCTACTCCGACATGGCGATCGGGATGGCCCGCATGTTCGGGTTCAAGTTCCTGGAGAACTTCAACTTCCCGTACGTCGCCGGGTCGGTCCGCGAGTTCTGGGGGCGCTGGCACATCTCGCTCTCGCGCTGGTTCCGCGACTACCTCTACGTTCCGCTCGGCGGAAACCGCGTCGCGCCGTGGCGGGTCTATGCGAACCTCGTGATCGTGTTCTTCCTGTGCGGGCTGTGGCACGGCGCGCAGTGGACGTTCGTCGTGTGGGGTCTGATCCACGGCGCGTTCCTCGTCCTCGAGCGCATCGGCGCGGTGCGGCGGATCACCGCGACCCCGGTCGTGCGCCACGTCTACGTCCTGGCCGTGGTGATGTTCGCGTGGGTGTTCTTTCGCGCCGACTCGTTCGGCTACGCGCTCGCATTCCTTCGGACGCTCGTCCACCAAGCGCCGTCGCCTGCGCTGTCGTTCCGCGCCGCGGTCGACCACGAGACGCTGCTCGTCTTCGTGCTCGGCTGCGTGCTCGCGACGCCGTTCCTCGCGCGACGCGTCGAAACCGCGCTGCGCGACGCCGCATGGCGAACGCGCGCCGCCCTCGGCACGCTCGCCGTTCCGGCGGCACTCGCGCTGATCTTCACCGTCTCGGTGATGAAGCTCGCGGCCGGAACCTACAACCCGTTCATCTACTTCCGCTTCTGA
- a CDS encoding zinc-dependent metalloprotease — translation MTVRPIAAIFSCFLALAGPAVAQTSAGPSPAPSGSPSAAAAGAAAGAAAGAAAAAAAAKPPAPGDIPAYDTFVKDAVVQNGLFQLIRKDGKVYLRLAADQMDKDYLQTAVPKNGLGGYGILAGDVFEQEARVVRFVRTGKSVAMIWPHTRFLADPNTPLADAVRQSTADSLLGIAGIVAENKADKAIVIELSPLLGDVIDFGNTLSEVTKDPTNPLGGYHLDQQRSYFGVSKAFPKNVVVEVNQTFDSLKPSVVDTVVDPRSIQMHMAYNFAELPDATKYMPRLEDDRVGYFGDAHIAFDHPERMNNYVRYIMRWNMKASDPSKPISPAVQPIVYTLSNGIPTEYREPIRSAILAWNAPFEKIGISDAVKVQDQPNDPNFDPDDIRYNMIRWLTESNSGGFAEAQLTWDPRTGQVFRSGVMIDSDLVRFGAIQYHLLGITADGQEDPDHDTRLAQHSYIAHNDGPGAKAQMMYAAITTALMDGGNTADIARRTSQEYLHAVVLHEVGHDFGLEHNFIGHMAYSTKDVQNKAFTARYGIASSVMEYNPANVWPKGMSTGTVEQSVLGPYDFHAIQWGYQPVPNARTPQDEVPTLSRWASNWTDPRYRFASDEDVAWFNGHAIDPRVHQFVLTNDPIGWCNSQLGLVESLLPKLDQRFPATEHPYEEERMAFGILAGKVSACTSDASHWIGGEYLSRSRAGDPHGQIPLTPVARADEKRAFAVLDRYLFSNDAFRYDPRTLRRLVYSEHETFSSFGAVYAPRHDLSVADMAARFQARSLSYMFAPLTLARLADMPTKAKPGETMTLADLFQWTQQSVFGDIANGRVAQATQVHRNLQRRYAAMLRTMALTPAPGTPYDAQAMARYELAALDHDLAGALNRRGLDVQTRAHLGALYDDVSRALKAQRVLST, via the coding sequence ATGACCGTCCGGCCTATTGCCGCGATCTTTTCGTGTTTTCTCGCGCTCGCCGGACCGGCGGTCGCTCAAACGTCGGCCGGGCCATCGCCCGCGCCCTCCGGCTCGCCCAGCGCCGCCGCCGCGGGCGCGGCAGCCGGTGCCGCCGCCGGAGCCGCCGCGGCGGCGGCCGCCGCGAAGCCGCCCGCGCCGGGTGATATCCCGGCGTACGACACGTTCGTCAAGGACGCGGTTGTCCAGAACGGGCTCTTCCAGCTGATCCGCAAGGACGGCAAAGTCTACCTGCGGCTCGCCGCCGACCAGATGGACAAGGACTACCTGCAGACCGCGGTTCCGAAGAACGGCCTGGGCGGCTACGGGATCCTGGCCGGCGACGTCTTCGAGCAGGAGGCGCGCGTCGTTCGCTTCGTGCGCACCGGCAAGAGCGTCGCGATGATCTGGCCGCACACGCGCTTCCTGGCCGACCCGAACACGCCGCTCGCCGACGCGGTCCGCCAGTCGACGGCCGACTCGCTGCTCGGGATCGCCGGCATCGTCGCCGAGAACAAGGCGGACAAGGCGATCGTCATCGAGCTCTCGCCGCTGCTCGGCGACGTGATCGACTTCGGCAACACGCTCAGCGAGGTGACGAAGGATCCGACCAACCCGCTCGGCGGCTACCATCTCGACCAGCAGCGCTCGTACTTCGGCGTCTCCAAGGCGTTTCCGAAGAACGTCGTCGTCGAGGTGAACCAGACGTTCGACTCGCTCAAGCCGAGCGTCGTCGACACCGTCGTCGACCCGCGTTCGATTCAAATGCACATGGCGTACAACTTCGCGGAGCTGCCCGACGCGACGAAGTACATGCCGCGGCTCGAGGACGACCGCGTCGGCTACTTCGGCGACGCGCACATCGCGTTCGACCACCCGGAGCGGATGAACAACTACGTCCGCTACATCATGCGCTGGAACATGAAGGCCAGCGATCCCTCGAAGCCCATCTCGCCGGCGGTTCAGCCGATCGTGTACACGCTCTCGAACGGGATCCCGACGGAGTACCGCGAGCCGATCCGCAGCGCGATCCTGGCCTGGAACGCGCCGTTCGAGAAGATCGGCATCTCCGACGCCGTCAAGGTGCAGGACCAGCCGAACGACCCGAACTTCGATCCCGACGACATCCGCTACAACATGATCCGCTGGCTCACCGAGTCGAACAGCGGCGGCTTCGCCGAGGCGCAGCTCACCTGGGACCCGCGCACCGGCCAGGTCTTCCGGAGCGGCGTGATGATCGACAGCGATTTGGTCCGCTTCGGCGCGATCCAGTACCACCTGCTCGGCATCACCGCCGACGGCCAGGAAGACCCGGACCACGACACGCGCCTCGCGCAGCACAGCTACATCGCCCACAACGACGGCCCGGGCGCGAAGGCGCAGATGATGTACGCGGCGATCACCACCGCGCTGATGGACGGCGGCAACACCGCGGACATCGCGCGCCGCACCTCGCAGGAGTATCTCCACGCCGTCGTGCTGCACGAGGTCGGCCACGACTTCGGCCTCGAGCACAACTTCATCGGGCACATGGCGTACTCGACGAAGGACGTCCAGAACAAGGCGTTCACCGCCCGCTATGGGATCGCGTCGTCGGTGATGGAGTACAACCCCGCCAACGTGTGGCCGAAGGGGATGAGCACGGGAACGGTCGAGCAGAGCGTGCTCGGGCCGTACGACTTCCACGCGATTCAGTGGGGTTACCAGCCGGTTCCGAACGCGCGCACGCCGCAGGACGAGGTGCCGACGCTCTCGCGCTGGGCCTCGAACTGGACCGATCCGCGGTACCGCTTCGCCAGCGACGAGGACGTCGCGTGGTTCAACGGGCACGCGATCGATCCGCGCGTGCACCAGTTCGTGCTGACGAACGATCCGATCGGCTGGTGCAACTCGCAGCTCGGTCTGGTGGAGAGCCTGCTGCCGAAGCTCGACCAGCGCTTCCCCGCAACGGAGCACCCGTACGAGGAAGAGCGGATGGCGTTCGGGATCCTCGCGGGCAAGGTCTCGGCCTGCACCTCGGACGCTTCGCACTGGATCGGCGGCGAGTACCTCTCGCGCTCGCGCGCCGGCGACCCGCACGGCCAGATCCCGCTCACGCCGGTCGCGCGCGCCGACGAGAAGCGCGCGTTCGCGGTGCTCGACCGCTACCTGTTCTCGAACGACGCGTTCCGGTACGATCCGCGCACGCTGCGCCGGCTCGTCTACTCGGAGCACGAGACGTTCTCGAGCTTCGGCGCGGTCTACGCGCCCCGGCACGACCTCTCGGTCGCCGACATGGCGGCGCGCTTCCAGGCGCGTTCGCTGAGCTACATGTTCGCGCCGCTGACGCTCGCGCGTCTTGCGGACATGCCGACGAAGGCGAAGCCGGGTGAGACGATGACGCTGGCCGACCTGTTCCAGTGGACGCAGCAGTCGGTCTTCGGCGACATCGCGAACGGGCGCGTCGCGCAGGCGACGCAGGTGCACCGCAACCTGCAGCGCCGCTACGCGGCGATGCTGCGCACGATGGCGCTCACGCCGGCGCCCGGCACGCCGTACGACGCGCAGGCGATGGCCCGCTACGAGCTGGCCGCGCTCGACCACGACCTCGCCGGCGCGCTGAACCGCCGCGGCCTCGACGTGCAAACCCGCGCTCACCTGGGCGCCCTGTACGACGACGTCTCGCGCGCGCTCAAGGCGCAGCGCGTCCTGAGCACCTGA
- a CDS encoding YbhB/YbcL family Raf kinase inhibitor-like protein has translation MLPMLLALSLWSPDVKSGEPVRKPFVWNKNGCEGMNRTPRLRWNAPPRGTRAFDLTVIDHDAPKPGGWVHWIVTDIPASARALGPKVPRGAVVGKNDFGTLGWGGPCPPPGPAHHYTFVLQAIDANKRTLTSAKLVPVYKR, from the coding sequence ATGCTGCCGATGCTGCTGGCGCTCTCGCTGTGGAGTCCCGACGTGAAGAGCGGCGAACCGGTCCGCAAGCCGTTCGTCTGGAACAAGAACGGCTGCGAGGGCATGAACCGGACGCCGCGGCTGCGCTGGAACGCGCCGCCGCGCGGCACGCGCGCCTTCGACCTCACCGTGATCGACCACGACGCGCCGAAGCCCGGCGGCTGGGTGCACTGGATCGTCACCGACATTCCGGCGAGCGCGCGCGCGCTCGGCCCGAAGGTTCCGCGCGGCGCCGTCGTCGGCAAGAACGACTTCGGAACGCTCGGCTGGGGCGGCCCGTGTCCGCCGCCGGGGCCGGCGCACCACTACACCTTCGTGCTCCAAGCGATCGACGCCAACAAGCGCACCCTGACGAGCGCGAAGCTCGTTCCCGTCTACAAACGCTGA
- a CDS encoding DMT family transporter yields the protein MNARALGVAGALFYIVLWASAFVPSKVGVVGTSPLWFLVVRFTVSGLLALALARALGARMPRGRREWVAAVVYGLLGNAVYLGCTYVALRHIASGIGAIVASTNPLALALVAPWLLREPLTPLKLGGLLLGFGGVVAIMIVRAGTGSADPGDVALAFAGVLGSVGSTIVFKRWCADLDLRAVNAVQLLAAAIVLLPLAPALEGMPHARWSWELIVSFWYVVLVMSLGASLLWFWLLAHGEASRVSAYYFLTPVFGLALAALLLHEPVGARDLGGLAAIALGISLVQRG from the coding sequence GTGAACGCTCGAGCGTTGGGCGTCGCGGGCGCGCTGTTCTACATTGTCTTGTGGGCCTCGGCGTTCGTGCCGAGCAAGGTCGGGGTCGTGGGGACCTCGCCGCTGTGGTTCCTGGTCGTGCGCTTCACCGTTTCGGGACTGCTCGCGCTCGCGCTCGCGCGCGCGCTGGGCGCGCGGATGCCGCGCGGGCGGCGCGAATGGGTGGCAGCGGTCGTGTACGGCCTGCTCGGGAACGCCGTCTACCTGGGCTGCACATACGTCGCGCTGCGCCACATCGCGTCCGGGATCGGCGCGATCGTCGCCTCGACGAACCCGCTCGCGCTCGCGCTCGTCGCGCCCTGGCTGCTGCGCGAGCCGCTCACCCCGCTGAAGCTGGGCGGGCTGCTGCTCGGCTTCGGCGGCGTGGTGGCGATCATGATCGTGCGCGCCGGAACGGGCAGTGCGGACCCCGGCGATGTCGCGCTCGCGTTCGCCGGCGTTTTGGGCAGCGTCGGCTCGACGATCGTCTTCAAACGCTGGTGCGCGGACTTGGACCTCCGCGCGGTCAACGCGGTGCAGCTGCTCGCCGCCGCGATCGTGTTGCTTCCGCTCGCGCCGGCGTTGGAAGGGATGCCGCACGCGCGCTGGTCGTGGGAGCTGATCGTCTCCTTCTGGTACGTGGTGCTGGTGATGTCGCTCGGCGCCTCGCTGCTGTGGTTCTGGCTGCTGGCCCACGGCGAGGCTTCGCGGGTCAGCGCGTACTATTTTCTCACGCCGGTGTTCGGGCTCGCGCTGGCGGCGCTGCTGCTGCACGAGCCGGTCGGCGCGCGCGATCTCGGCGGGCTGGCGGCGATCGCGCTCGGAATATCGCTGGTGCAACGAGGCTGA
- a CDS encoding MFS transporter, with product MILRLLPILGITFIDILGFSILIPLMPFFVKKFGAPDVVVGVVFATYSLCQFVAGPIWGNVSDRIGRKMVLIVSQAGATVAWAILAFAPSIPFVIFSRAIEGFSGGNIGVTQAYVGDLVEPKKRGQAFAYVGAAFAAGFVFGPASGGYLADRYGFGVPFLVAAALQLLTLLLTIFMLPESRGRAPEGTQSAVGFGDIAGSLADKAVAPVLWLRLVYTFGMYGWFAALALILHAQLGWNFKQISYVFAAFGVLQVILQVALVGRLVDTIGNRNATNLGFALCTAAFVLVPLSTSLWVALLVLLLFGIGISVTNAAFPALASDAAPDAKRGTVLGVVSGLDSLAGFVMPPIVTGVLGAFGVTPAAAIIAALVGTALVMGLIQARRTPAAPIGAAAAAAE from the coding sequence ATGATCCTGCGCTTGCTGCCGATCCTCGGCATCACGTTCATCGACATCCTCGGGTTCAGCATCCTGATCCCGCTGATGCCGTTCTTCGTGAAAAAGTTCGGCGCGCCCGACGTCGTCGTCGGCGTCGTCTTCGCGACCTACTCGCTGTGCCAGTTCGTCGCCGGGCCGATCTGGGGAAACGTCAGCGACCGCATCGGGCGCAAGATGGTGCTGATCGTCTCGCAGGCCGGTGCCACGGTCGCGTGGGCGATCCTCGCCTTCGCGCCGTCGATCCCGTTCGTGATCTTCTCGCGCGCGATCGAGGGGTTCAGCGGGGGAAACATCGGCGTCACGCAGGCGTACGTCGGCGATCTCGTCGAGCCGAAAAAACGCGGTCAAGCCTTCGCGTACGTCGGCGCGGCGTTCGCGGCGGGGTTCGTCTTCGGCCCCGCCAGCGGCGGCTATCTCGCCGATCGCTACGGCTTCGGGGTGCCGTTCCTCGTCGCGGCGGCGCTGCAATTGCTCACGCTGCTGCTCACCATCTTCATGCTGCCCGAGTCGCGCGGGCGCGCGCCGGAAGGGACGCAGAGCGCGGTCGGGTTCGGTGACATCGCCGGCTCGCTGGCGGACAAGGCGGTCGCGCCGGTGCTGTGGCTGCGGCTCGTCTACACCTTCGGCATGTACGGCTGGTTCGCGGCGCTGGCGCTGATCCTCCACGCGCAGCTCGGCTGGAACTTCAAGCAGATCTCGTACGTGTTCGCTGCGTTCGGCGTGCTGCAGGTGATCTTGCAGGTCGCCCTCGTCGGCCGGCTCGTCGACACCATCGGCAACCGCAACGCGACGAACCTCGGCTTCGCGCTGTGCACCGCCGCGTTCGTGCTGGTTCCGCTGAGCACGTCGCTGTGGGTCGCGCTGCTGGTGCTGCTGCTGTTCGGCATCGGGATCAGCGTCACCAACGCCGCCTTCCCCGCGCTCGCCTCCGACGCCGCACCCGACGCGAAGCGCGGCACCGTCCTCGGCGTCGTGTCCGGCCTCGACAGCTTGGCCGGATTCGTCATGCCGCCGATCGTGACCGGCGTGCTCGGCGCGTTCGGCGTCACGCCGGCCGCCGCGATCATCGCGGCGCTCGTCGGCACCGCCCTCGTGATGGGACTGATCCAAGCCCGCCGCACGCCAGCGGCGCCGATCGGCGCCGCGGCGGCCGCAGCCGAATGA
- a CDS encoding YbhB/YbcL family Raf kinase inhibitor-like protein: MTRWFGWLRFPGWLVGRKLQQQRAGPEFRVAEDIRFAYVPRTIELRSDAFRDGEPLSATESSPPLEWRNVPGETKKLALVMEDVDVPFPRPLVHAIAYDVDPSATAIAAGALDGTQVTMGYNGSGHRGYVVPAPLPGQGAHRYYVTLLAIDFAPSFDQPPTRARLLDAIAGHVLALGEIHFTAER, encoded by the coding sequence ATGACGCGCTGGTTCGGCTGGCTGCGCTTTCCCGGCTGGCTGGTGGGACGGAAGCTGCAGCAACAGCGCGCGGGGCCGGAGTTTCGCGTCGCGGAGGACATACGCTTCGCGTACGTGCCGCGCACGATCGAGCTGCGCAGCGATGCGTTCCGGGACGGCGAACCGCTGTCAGCGACGGAGTCTTCACCGCCGCTCGAATGGCGCAACGTGCCCGGCGAAACGAAGAAGCTCGCGTTGGTCATGGAGGACGTCGACGTCCCGTTTCCGCGCCCGCTCGTCCACGCGATCGCTTACGACGTCGATCCGTCCGCAACGGCGATCGCCGCCGGCGCGCTCGACGGCACCCAAGTGACGATGGGCTACAACGGCTCCGGCCACCGCGGCTACGTCGTCCCGGCACCGCTCCCCGGCCAAGGCGCGCACCGTTACTACGTCACGCTGCTCGCGATCGATTTCGCCCCGAGCTTCGATCAACCGCCGACCAGAGCGCGCCTGCTCGACGCGATCGCCGGCCACGTGCTCGCCCTCGGCGAAATCCACTTCACCGCGGAACGTTGA